In Nocardia sputorum, a single genomic region encodes these proteins:
- a CDS encoding phosphotriesterase family protein yields MLETMRGPIDTADLGVTLMHEHVFVLTGDVQQNYPAEWGSEEERVADAVRRLRVAYDAGVRTIVDPTVVGLGRYIPRIQRIAEQVPVNLVVATGIYTYGDVPFFFHYRGPALNEIVGAQVPDPMVDMFVADIRDGIAGTGVKAGMLKCAIDRQGLTAGVERVMRAVAKAHLETGVPITVHTHPESRAGLDVKRVMCDEEGVDPSRIVLGHSGDTTDCDHLAELADAGFVLGMDRFGINLDTTFEARADTLIEMVRRGYTDRMVLSQDASCYIDWIEPAAMAALPQWHYTHLFEDVFPYVLDRGVTKDQIDTMLVDVPRAFFEARAR; encoded by the coding sequence ATGCTGGAAACCATGCGCGGGCCGATCGATACCGCTGATCTCGGAGTGACACTGATGCACGAGCACGTTTTCGTGCTCACCGGGGACGTCCAGCAGAACTATCCGGCCGAATGGGGTTCCGAAGAAGAACGCGTCGCCGACGCCGTGCGCCGGCTGCGCGTCGCCTACGACGCGGGTGTGCGCACGATCGTCGACCCGACGGTGGTCGGGCTGGGCCGCTACATCCCCCGGATCCAGCGGATCGCCGAGCAGGTGCCGGTGAACCTGGTGGTGGCCACCGGTATCTATACCTACGGCGATGTCCCGTTCTTCTTCCACTACCGCGGGCCCGCGCTGAACGAGATCGTCGGCGCGCAGGTCCCCGACCCGATGGTCGACATGTTCGTCGCCGACATCCGTGACGGCATCGCGGGCACCGGGGTGAAGGCGGGCATGCTCAAGTGCGCGATCGACCGGCAAGGGCTCACCGCGGGCGTGGAACGGGTGATGCGGGCGGTCGCCAAGGCCCATCTCGAGACCGGCGTCCCGATCACGGTGCACACCCATCCGGAGTCGCGTGCCGGGCTCGACGTCAAGCGCGTGATGTGCGACGAGGAAGGCGTCGATCCCAGCCGCATCGTGCTCGGGCACAGCGGCGACACCACCGACTGCGATCACCTCGCCGAACTCGCCGACGCGGGCTTCGTGCTCGGCATGGACCGCTTCGGCATCAACCTCGACACCACCTTCGAAGCCCGCGCCGACACCCTGATCGAGATGGTGCGCCGCGGCTACACCGATCGGATGGTGCTCTCCCAGGACGCGAGCTGCTACATCGACTGGATCGAGCCCGCCGCCATGGCGGCTCTGCCGCAGTGGCACTACACCCACTTGTTCGAAGACGTGTTCCCCTATGTGCTCGATCGCGGCGTCACCAAGGATCAGATCGACACCATGCTCGTCGACGTCCCGCGCGCGTTCTTCGAGGCACGCGCACGCTGA
- a CDS encoding PucR family transcriptional regulator, which yields MAGGENEVVRAVVSTMLRDRDDVIAELSAVMRAQVVTLDSDARLRGLFEAGTTDNLMSALDFVQNDAAEDDVHAPDRALVYARTLAQRDVPLSALIRAYRVGHAGFLDIAMRYAVELGGPDSSAAIIRIVHRSAVYIDRVCEHVGVAYEQERDRWVGSRGALRQEWVARVLDGSADDIGQAEQVLRYPLSGRHIAVNAWTEPQLSARAAVDVLDAVRAALVPLFGNPRRALVVPTDEREVRLWFAVAEDTTIDAGAIERTLSAMSLPVRVALGGCGAGVAGFRRSLRQADRVRELVLLAGSGAPRAVSHDQVAAVALLGGDIEELRHYVADCLGELATDNQRNLWLRETLRVFLASNRSYAAAAEELAVHRNTVQYRVRQALELVGDVFDDHDRTLHLHLALQAARWLGPAVLRPV from the coding sequence GTGGCCGGCGGCGAGAACGAGGTGGTTCGCGCGGTCGTGTCGACGATGCTGCGCGATCGCGACGACGTGATCGCCGAGTTGTCGGCGGTGATGCGCGCGCAAGTCGTGACGCTCGACTCGGACGCCCGGCTGCGGGGGCTGTTCGAAGCGGGCACCACCGACAACCTGATGTCCGCCCTCGACTTCGTGCAGAACGACGCCGCCGAGGACGACGTGCACGCCCCCGATCGGGCCCTGGTGTACGCGCGCACGCTCGCGCAGCGCGACGTCCCGCTGTCCGCGCTGATTCGCGCCTATCGGGTGGGGCACGCCGGGTTCCTCGACATCGCGATGCGCTACGCCGTGGAACTGGGCGGCCCCGACAGTTCGGCGGCCATCATCCGGATCGTCCACCGCAGCGCGGTGTACATCGACCGGGTGTGCGAGCACGTCGGCGTCGCTTACGAACAGGAACGCGACCGGTGGGTGGGCAGCCGCGGCGCCCTGCGGCAGGAATGGGTGGCGCGCGTGCTCGACGGCTCGGCCGACGACATCGGGCAAGCCGAGCAAGTACTGCGCTATCCGCTGTCCGGCCGCCACATCGCGGTGAACGCCTGGACCGAGCCGCAGCTCTCGGCGCGGGCCGCGGTGGACGTGCTCGATGCCGTTCGCGCCGCGCTGGTTCCGCTGTTCGGCAACCCGCGCCGGGCGCTGGTGGTACCGACCGACGAACGCGAAGTCCGGCTGTGGTTCGCCGTCGCCGAGGACACGACGATCGACGCCGGGGCCATCGAACGCACGCTGTCGGCCATGTCGTTGCCGGTGCGGGTAGCGCTCGGCGGGTGCGGCGCAGGCGTGGCCGGATTCCGCCGCAGCCTGCGCCAAGCCGACCGCGTACGCGAACTCGTGCTGCTCGCCGGTTCCGGCGCGCCGCGCGCGGTGTCGCACGACCAGGTGGCGGCCGTCGCGCTCCTGGGCGGCGACATCGAGGAACTGCGCCACTACGTGGCCGACTGCTTGGGTGAGCTCGCCACCGACAACCAGCGCAATCTCTGGCTGCGCGAAACCCTGCGCGTCTTCTTGGCCAGCAACCGCAGCTACGCCGCCGCCGCCGAAGAGCTGGCGGTGCACCGCAACACCGTCCAGTACCGGGTGCGGCAGGCGCTCGAACTGGTCGGCGACGTCTTCGACGATCACGACCGCACGCTGCACCTGCATCTCGCCTTGCAAGCCGCGCGCTGGCTCGGACCAGCGGTGCTGCGACCGGTCTGA
- a CDS encoding alpha/beta fold hydrolase — MIDELEIRTAAGTFDVLAAGAPGDREVLLLHGFPQGAREWEFQLGVLGGGGCHVVAPDQRGYSPGARPERPADYRIEELAGDVIAVADALGWDRFDLIGHDCGALVGWAVAAELPQRIRTFAAVSHPHPAALQQAMAEDEDQAQRSHHLTELRRPRTAERTLLADDCAALRRIFEWKIPEERVEEYVRRLARPGALTAALNWYRAMDLAGPIGPACVPTLYVWGTEDATVGPTAALATGKYVSGPYRFEMLEDVSHWVPEEAPEALTRLLIQHLLAHRD, encoded by the coding sequence GTGATCGACGAACTCGAGATTCGCACCGCGGCGGGAACCTTCGACGTGCTGGCCGCCGGTGCTCCCGGCGACCGGGAAGTGCTGTTGCTGCACGGGTTTCCGCAGGGAGCGCGCGAGTGGGAGTTCCAGCTCGGTGTGCTCGGCGGCGGCGGGTGCCACGTCGTCGCGCCGGACCAGCGCGGGTATTCCCCGGGCGCGCGGCCCGAGCGTCCGGCCGATTACCGGATCGAGGAGCTGGCCGGCGATGTGATCGCCGTGGCCGACGCGCTGGGGTGGGACCGCTTCGACTTGATCGGCCACGACTGCGGCGCGCTGGTCGGTTGGGCGGTGGCGGCGGAACTGCCGCAGCGGATCCGCACCTTCGCCGCAGTGTCGCATCCGCATCCCGCCGCACTCCAGCAGGCGATGGCCGAGGACGAGGACCAAGCGCAGCGCTCGCACCACCTGACCGAGCTGCGCCGGCCCCGGACCGCGGAGCGGACCCTGCTGGCCGACGATTGCGCCGCGCTGCGCCGGATCTTCGAGTGGAAGATCCCGGAGGAACGCGTCGAGGAGTATGTGCGCAGGCTGGCGCGGCCGGGCGCGCTCACCGCGGCGCTGAACTGGTATCGCGCCATGGATCTCGCGGGTCCGATCGGTCCGGCGTGCGTGCCCACCTTGTACGTGTGGGGCACCGAGGACGCGACCGTCGGGCCCACAGCGGCGCTGGCCACCGGGAAATACGTGTCCGGCCCGTACCGGTTCGAGATGCTCGAGGACGTCTCGCACTGGGTTCCCGAGGAGGCGCCCGAGGCGCTGACCCGGCTGCTGATCCAGCACCTGCTCGCCCATCGGGACTGA
- a CDS encoding nitroreductase family deazaflavin-dependent oxidoreductase: MDVQEVNRRTIAQFRAGGAIDGMQRDRLILLTTTGRRTGVPYTTPLMYHRDGDRLLIVASNIGAPKHPDWYLNLRADPRVTVEVGGEGYPARATPLTGEDRARTWTMLKNTYPFFAEHEMQTSRIIPVVALTRA, from the coding sequence GTGGACGTCCAGGAAGTCAATCGGCGGACCATCGCGCAGTTCCGCGCGGGCGGCGCGATCGACGGCATGCAACGCGACCGTCTGATCCTGCTGACCACGACCGGCCGCAGAACCGGCGTCCCGTACACCACCCCGCTGATGTACCACCGCGACGGCGACCGGCTGTTGATCGTGGCGTCCAACATCGGGGCGCCGAAACATCCCGACTGGTACCTGAACCTGCGCGCGGACCCGCGCGTCACCGTCGAGGTGGGCGGCGAGGGCTATCCGGCGCGGGCCACCCCGCTGACCGGCGAGGACCGTGCCCGCACCTGGACGATGCTGAAGAACACCTATCCGTTCTTCGCCGAACACGAGATGCAGACTTCCCGGATCATCCCGGTGGTCGCGCTGACTCGGGCCTGA
- a CDS encoding LLM class F420-dependent oxidoreductase: MSRPVRIGVQLQPQHAPEYRLIRDAVLRCEDAGVDIVFNWDHFYPLTGDPDGAHFECWTMLGAFAEQTERVEIGALVTGGGYRNPDLLADMARTVDHISGGRLILGLGAGWFEKDYDEYGYEFGTAGSRLELLKETLARISARLPKLNPRPTRDLPILIGGGGEKKTLRLVAQYADMWHTFADLDVLAHKNKVLAEHCAAVGADQARIERSVQWPGLEKAPAFVEAGVTTFTIGAGGPDYDLSEVAKAVRWRDEVNPEPVSGLA, translated from the coding sequence ATGAGTCGTCCAGTGCGTATCGGAGTTCAGCTACAGCCGCAGCACGCGCCGGAATACCGGCTCATCCGCGACGCGGTGCTGCGCTGCGAGGACGCGGGTGTCGACATCGTCTTCAACTGGGACCACTTCTACCCGCTCACCGGCGATCCCGACGGCGCGCACTTCGAGTGCTGGACGATGCTGGGCGCGTTCGCCGAGCAGACCGAGCGGGTGGAGATCGGCGCGCTGGTGACCGGCGGTGGCTATCGCAATCCGGATCTGCTGGCCGACATGGCGCGCACCGTCGACCACATCAGTGGCGGCCGGCTGATTCTCGGCCTCGGCGCGGGCTGGTTCGAGAAGGACTACGACGAGTACGGCTACGAATTCGGCACCGCGGGCAGCAGGCTGGAGCTGCTGAAGGAGACCCTGGCCCGGATCAGCGCCCGGTTGCCGAAGCTCAACCCGCGACCGACCCGCGACCTGCCGATTCTCATCGGCGGCGGGGGCGAGAAGAAGACATTGCGACTGGTCGCGCAGTACGCCGACATGTGGCACACCTTCGCCGACCTGGACGTGCTCGCGCACAAGAACAAGGTGCTCGCCGAACACTGCGCCGCCGTCGGCGCCGACCAGGCGCGCATCGAGCGCTCGGTGCAGTGGCCGGGCCTGGAGAAGGCGCCCGCCTTCGTCGAAGCGGGCGTGACGACCTTCACCATCGGGGCCGGCGGCCCCGACTACGACCTCAGCGAGGTCGCGAAAGCCGTGCGATGGCGTGACGAGGTCAATCCGGAACCGGTCAGCGGACTGGCCTGA
- a CDS encoding CHAT domain-containing protein has product MTRPTVLVRMADAGDVYVSWRWVDDSAPRGAGVLPEDAAMRAVALLAGALPHPAEPGGLERALTTGAFADYEREYSVAQELSRALLPYGLAAQLYELWQRGVRPHIRLQPSPRVAQVPWEIIAPDRDVRLIDIADVSLLAAASVVQAPGRIARTWTDTARGPVVAVLDPRVPGFRADSALGSVLGRMTAEAPLAQRMAEYAANGRLRPEAQDPVSAFRRTDVDRQWLGAALRAGASRLIYVGHVSAAAPESGRSEDAQLHLACTADAVGFAEPARTHRPLSAKDLLLGTHTLDADPVAGARLWPMPSRVALIACESGGDLRFSEALGLTAAMITGGAELVTAGRWALPTDFAFQRVAGAPAHALPLQEAVCAIDAAHEQPDPVTALAAWQRDRLAAWRDTSRIEHSPVLWAAFATVCA; this is encoded by the coding sequence ATGACGCGACCGACGGTGCTCGTCCGCATGGCGGACGCGGGAGACGTCTACGTGTCGTGGCGGTGGGTCGACGACAGCGCACCCCGGGGCGCGGGAGTGCTTCCGGAAGACGCGGCGATGCGTGCGGTCGCCCTGCTGGCCGGCGCGCTACCGCACCCCGCCGAGCCCGGCGGTCTCGAGCGGGCCCTCACCACCGGCGCGTTCGCCGACTACGAGCGCGAATACTCCGTGGCACAGGAGCTTTCCCGGGCGCTGCTGCCCTACGGCCTGGCCGCGCAGCTCTATGAGCTGTGGCAGCGCGGCGTGCGCCCGCATATCCGGCTGCAACCGTCACCGCGGGTCGCCCAGGTGCCGTGGGAGATCATCGCGCCGGACCGCGACGTCCGGTTGATCGACATCGCCGACGTCAGCCTGCTCGCCGCGGCGAGTGTGGTGCAAGCGCCGGGCCGGATAGCGCGCACCTGGACGGACACCGCCAGGGGGCCGGTCGTCGCGGTGCTGGATCCGCGCGTTCCCGGTTTCCGCGCCGATTCGGCGCTGGGTTCGGTGCTGGGCCGGATGACCGCTGAAGCCCCGCTCGCGCAACGCATGGCGGAGTACGCCGCGAATGGCCGCTTGCGGCCCGAGGCACAGGATCCGGTGTCGGCTTTCCGGCGCACCGATGTCGATCGCCAGTGGCTCGGCGCCGCCCTGCGCGCGGGCGCGAGCCGGTTGATCTACGTCGGGCACGTCTCCGCCGCCGCGCCGGAATCCGGTCGCAGCGAGGACGCCCAGTTGCACCTCGCCTGCACCGCCGATGCCGTCGGCTTCGCCGAACCGGCCCGCACGCACCGGCCGCTCTCGGCCAAAGACCTGCTGCTCGGCACGCACACCCTGGACGCGGATCCCGTCGCCGGTGCGCGGCTGTGGCCGATGCCGAGCCGGGTCGCGCTGATCGCCTGCGAGAGCGGCGGCGACCTCCGGTTCAGCGAAGCGCTCGGCCTGACCGCCGCGATGATCACCGGCGGCGCGGAACTGGTCACCGCGGGCCGGTGGGCGCTGCCCACGGATTTCGCCTTCCAGCGCGTCGCGGGCGCGCCCGCGCATGCCCTCCCGCTGCAGGAAGCCGTCTGCGCCATCGACGCGGCGCACGAACAACCGGATCCGGTGACCGCGCTGGCCGCATGGCAGCGCGACCGTCTGGCCGCATGGCGCGACACCAGCCGGATCGAGCACTCCCCGGTGCTCTGGGCGGCCTTCGCCACCGTGTGCGCCTGA
- a CDS encoding ABC transporter substrate-binding protein/permease, with translation MAVLPAVRSRALIAVILLAVGLSATACGSGSDDAGTERNLCAPPGLAAASAAPTNLASSAAAGSDRYTTAATVPLTSIDVSKLGLITPGKLSVGTLSDAPPSICVDRQGTFTGFDNELLKAIGAKLGLQVEFSGTEFAGLLAQVSGGRFDVGSSNITTTDARRQLVGFTNGYDFGYFSLVVPTGSAVKGFADLNRNTRIAVVQGTVQDEFVVNQLRLDPVKFPDYNTAYANLKSGQVDAWVAPSAQAEGAIKPGDGTSVSQNTFSLDNFVGYAVAKNNQPLIDALNSGLDAVIADGTYAKLYTDWVPRQLPPGWKPGSKAAPAPQLPDFAALAAGKQKDETAQNAPKSTVQQLKDTFFDWSLYRKAFPDLFKTGLPNTLILAVVSGALGTVLGMLLAVAGISRTRWSRWPARVYTDIFRGLPAVVIILLIGLGVGPVVRNLTGNNPYWLGAVALALLASAYIGEIFRSGIQSVETGQLEAARAIGFGYRQAMTLVVIPQGVRRVLPALMNQFIALIKDSSLIYFLGLLATQRELFAVGRDLNAQTGNLSPLVAAGLVYLILTIPLTHLVNYIDRRMRTGRPDRPIDQVEAATITEGRG, from the coding sequence ATGGCTGTTCTGCCCGCTGTGCGGTCTCGTGCGTTGATCGCCGTGATATTGCTTGCCGTCGGTCTCAGCGCGACGGCGTGCGGGTCCGGCTCCGACGACGCGGGCACCGAGCGCAACCTCTGCGCACCGCCCGGCCTGGCCGCGGCCTCCGCCGCGCCCACCAACCTGGCCTCCTCGGCCGCCGCGGGCAGCGACCGCTACACCACCGCGGCCACCGTGCCGCTGACCTCGATCGACGTCTCGAAGCTCGGTTTGATCACCCCGGGCAAGCTCAGCGTGGGCACGCTGTCGGACGCGCCACCGAGCATCTGCGTCGACCGGCAGGGCACGTTCACCGGCTTCGACAACGAACTGCTGAAGGCGATCGGCGCCAAGCTCGGCCTCCAGGTGGAATTCTCCGGCACCGAGTTCGCCGGGCTGCTCGCCCAGGTGTCCGGCGGCCGTTTCGACGTGGGTTCGTCCAACATCACCACCACGGACGCGCGCCGCCAACTGGTCGGCTTCACCAACGGCTACGACTTCGGTTACTTCTCCCTGGTGGTGCCGACCGGCAGCGCGGTCAAGGGATTCGCCGACCTGAACCGGAACACCCGGATCGCGGTGGTGCAGGGCACCGTGCAGGACGAATTCGTGGTGAACCAGCTGCGGCTGGACCCGGTGAAGTTCCCGGACTACAACACCGCTTACGCCAATTTGAAATCCGGCCAGGTGGACGCCTGGGTCGCCCCCTCCGCCCAAGCCGAAGGCGCGATCAAGCCGGGTGACGGAACGTCGGTGTCGCAGAACACCTTCAGCCTGGACAACTTCGTGGGCTACGCGGTCGCCAAGAACAATCAGCCGCTGATCGACGCGCTCAACAGCGGCCTGGACGCGGTGATCGCCGACGGCACCTACGCCAAGCTGTACACCGACTGGGTGCCCCGCCAGCTGCCGCCGGGCTGGAAGCCGGGCTCGAAGGCCGCCCCCGCGCCGCAGCTACCGGACTTCGCCGCGCTCGCCGCGGGCAAGCAGAAGGACGAAACCGCGCAGAATGCCCCGAAGTCCACGGTGCAGCAGTTGAAGGACACGTTTTTCGATTGGTCGCTGTACCGCAAGGCATTTCCCGACCTGTTCAAGACCGGCCTGCCCAATACGCTGATCCTGGCGGTGGTCTCGGGTGCGCTCGGCACCGTCCTCGGCATGCTCCTCGCGGTCGCCGGAATATCACGCACCCGCTGGTCGCGCTGGCCCGCGCGGGTGTACACCGACATCTTCCGTGGTCTGCCCGCCGTGGTGATCATCCTGCTGATCGGTCTCGGCGTCGGCCCGGTGGTGCGCAACCTCACCGGCAACAACCCCTACTGGCTCGGCGCGGTGGCGCTGGCGCTGCTCGCCTCGGCCTACATCGGCGAGATCTTCCGCTCCGGCATCCAGTCGGTCGAGACGGGGCAGCTGGAAGCGGCGCGCGCCATCGGTTTCGGATACCGCCAGGCGATGACGCTGGTGGTGATCCCGCAGGGCGTGCGCCGAGTGCTCCCGGCTTTGATGAACCAGTTCATCGCCCTCATCAAGGATTCCTCGCTGATCTACTTCCTCGGCCTGCTCGCCACCCAGCGCGAGCTGTTCGCCGTCGGCCGCGATCTCAACGCGCAGACCGGGAATCTATCGCCGCTGGTGGCGGCCGGGCTGGTCTACCTGATCCTGACCATCCCGCTGACCCACTTGGTGAACTACATCGACCGCCGGATGCGCACCGGCCGACCCGACCGGCCGATCGACCAGGTGGAGGCGGCCACGATCACGGAAGGGCGCGGATAG
- a CDS encoding tetratricopeptide repeat protein, which yields MADETPDDGRELLAASAAAYTRGDPAEAKRLFEDAAERTTGDIRLGAIINAASMADELGDHAASLALYRSALAEMPADAPRLRPNALVNMSQALQHLGELDAAQAALEQARALLADNTDTDLGVLRVACLLSLTAVALHRQSWAYAAELATESLAAARRFAPQLAGHPLMNLAATYFETGRRDLAVDFARQALAAFESAGDRNAVAETEQNLATMLVRLERYDEAEAPLRSSQAYFERAGLEHRAGIGRKIMGFLAEGRGDPASARDCYERSLAYFVASGAVLDAADLRIRAATVAFKAGRVDECEQLLAAAFAIYAERGLGLHCAQLDFWHATLLEGAISATASPSAESLGRAVGIAVPAALAIDAVRHTLPNGTQREQWNRQIADPAMRLAFRFAYLSGNGVLVADLIETQCAGTALALDRTERVAPTRLPLELPDPPEDFTDHPGSVALQLGAALAEVAAGAGLPVAPPPRLALAAEGRIALAPFIAAAEQRYGRVIRDDRVLTV from the coding sequence ATGGCCGACGAGACGCCCGACGACGGCCGGGAACTGCTCGCGGCGAGCGCCGCCGCCTACACCCGTGGGGACCCGGCCGAGGCCAAGCGCCTGTTCGAGGACGCCGCCGAACGCACCACCGGCGACATCCGGCTCGGCGCGATCATCAACGCCGCGAGCATGGCCGACGAACTCGGCGACCACGCCGCCTCGCTCGCCCTCTACCGCTCGGCATTGGCCGAAATGCCCGCGGACGCCCCGCGATTGCGGCCGAACGCCCTCGTCAACATGTCGCAAGCGCTCCAGCATCTCGGCGAGCTGGACGCGGCGCAGGCGGCGCTGGAACAGGCACGAGCCTTACTAGCCGACAACACCGACACCGATCTCGGCGTACTGCGGGTGGCCTGCCTGCTCTCCCTCACCGCCGTCGCGTTGCACCGCCAGAGCTGGGCCTACGCCGCCGAACTGGCCACCGAGTCACTCGCGGCGGCACGCCGTTTCGCACCGCAACTGGCCGGCCATCCACTGATGAACCTGGCGGCCACGTACTTCGAGACCGGCCGCCGCGACCTGGCCGTCGATTTCGCGCGGCAAGCCCTCGCCGCGTTCGAGTCCGCGGGCGATCGCAACGCGGTCGCCGAGACCGAACAGAATCTCGCCACCATGCTCGTCCGCCTCGAGCGCTACGACGAGGCGGAGGCGCCGCTGCGCTCCAGTCAGGCATATTTCGAGCGAGCCGGGTTGGAGCACCGGGCCGGGATCGGTCGCAAGATCATGGGGTTTCTCGCCGAGGGCCGCGGTGATCCGGCGAGTGCGCGCGACTGCTACGAGCGGAGCTTGGCGTATTTCGTCGCGTCCGGCGCGGTGCTCGATGCCGCAGACCTGCGCATTCGCGCGGCGACCGTGGCGTTCAAGGCCGGGCGGGTCGACGAGTGCGAGCAACTGCTCGCGGCGGCGTTCGCGATCTATGCCGAACGCGGCCTCGGCCTGCACTGCGCCCAGCTCGATTTCTGGCACGCGACGCTGCTGGAAGGCGCGATCAGCGCGACCGCGTCGCCGTCCGCGGAGTCGCTCGGGCGTGCTGTCGGCATCGCCGTTCCCGCCGCGCTGGCCATCGACGCCGTCCGTCACACGTTGCCGAACGGCACGCAGCGCGAGCAGTGGAACCGGCAGATCGCCGATCCGGCGATGCGGTTGGCGTTCCGCTTCGCCTACCTTTCCGGCAATGGTGTCCTCGTCGCCGATTTGATCGAAACACAATGCGCTGGAACCGCTTTGGCATTGGATCGAACGGAGCGGGTTGCTCCCACCCGGCTTCCACTGGAATTGCCGGATCCACCGGAGGACTTCACCGATCACCCCGGTAGCGTCGCCCTGCAACTGGGCGCCGCCCTGGCCGAGGTCGCGGCGGGCGCGGGCCTGCCGGTCGCCCCGCCGCCGCGCCTGGCCCTGGCCGCGGAAGGACGGATCGCGCTCGCACCGTTCATCGCCGCCGCCGAGCAGCGCTACGGCCGGGTGATCCGCGACGATCGGGTGCTGACGGTATGA
- a CDS encoding amino acid ABC transporter ATP-binding protein, whose amino-acid sequence MSASLTGTGLHLTLGHNHVLRGIDIHVDAGKTATVIGPSGSGKSTLLRVLNRLYEPDQGDVLLDGKSVLTENPDRLRQRIGMVFQQFNLFPHKTVAENVALGPRKLRGLSKDEARALAVEQLEIVGLADKADARPANLSGGQQQRVAIARALAMRPEIMFFDEATSALDPELVKGVLALMTDLASGGMSMVVVTHEMGFARTVSDSVVFMDRGQVVETGTPDALFDDAQTPRLQRFLAQVL is encoded by the coding sequence ATGAGTGCCTCCCTCACCGGTACCGGACTGCATCTGACGCTGGGGCACAACCACGTGCTGCGCGGGATCGACATCCACGTCGACGCGGGCAAGACCGCCACCGTCATCGGGCCGTCCGGGTCGGGTAAATCGACCCTGCTGCGGGTGCTGAACCGGCTCTACGAGCCCGATCAGGGCGACGTGCTGCTGGACGGCAAGTCCGTGCTCACCGAGAACCCGGACCGGTTGCGTCAGCGCATCGGCATGGTGTTCCAGCAATTCAACCTGTTCCCGCACAAGACGGTCGCGGAGAACGTCGCGCTGGGTCCGCGCAAGCTGCGCGGCCTGTCCAAGGACGAGGCGCGGGCGCTGGCCGTCGAGCAATTGGAGATCGTCGGCCTGGCCGACAAAGCGGACGCGCGTCCGGCGAACCTGTCCGGCGGGCAACAGCAGCGCGTCGCCATCGCGCGGGCGCTGGCCATGCGGCCGGAGATCATGTTCTTCGACGAGGCCACCTCGGCGCTGGACCCCGAGCTGGTGAAGGGCGTGCTCGCGCTGATGACCGACCTCGCCTCCGGCGGCATGTCGATGGTCGTGGTGACCCACGAGATGGGTTTCGCCCGCACGGTGTCCGACAGCGTGGTGTTCATGGACCGCGGGCAGGTCGTGGAGACCGGCACGCCCGACGCCCTGTTCGACGACGCGCAGACGCCGCGATTGCAGAGGTTCCTCGCCCAGGTGCTCTGA
- a CDS encoding ABC transporter ATP-binding protein, protein MATVTFDNATRLYPGSVKPAVDRLNLEIEDGEFLVLVGPSGCGKSTSLRMLAGLEDVNGGRILIGDNDVTHAEPKERDIAMVFQNYALYPHMTVAENMGFALKLAKVAKAEKEQRVLEAAKLLDLEPFLDRKPKALSGGQRQRVAMGRAIVRQPQVFLMDEPLSNLDAKLRVQTRTQIAQLQRRLGTTTVYVTHDQVEAMTMGDRVAVLKDGLLQQCATPRDLYRDPANVFVAGFMGSPAMNLFTLPVTDGRVELGGHAIALPRTVADEAGNTVTVGIRPEHFELGDGSGIEMEVDVVEELGSDAYIYGRTIAEGGTDGAGETIVSRADWRNPPAKGTRLRLATDSEHVYFFDTEGRRLN, encoded by the coding sequence ATGGCCACTGTGACCTTCGACAACGCGACGCGGCTCTACCCGGGCTCCGTCAAACCCGCGGTGGATCGGCTGAACCTGGAGATCGAGGACGGCGAGTTCCTCGTGCTGGTCGGCCCCTCGGGCTGCGGGAAGTCGACCTCGCTGCGCATGCTCGCCGGTCTCGAGGACGTCAACGGCGGTCGCATCCTGATCGGCGACAACGACGTGACGCACGCGGAGCCGAAGGAACGCGATATCGCCATGGTGTTCCAGAACTACGCGCTCTACCCGCACATGACCGTCGCGGAGAACATGGGCTTCGCGCTGAAGCTGGCCAAGGTCGCCAAGGCGGAGAAGGAGCAGCGGGTGCTGGAGGCGGCCAAGCTGCTCGACCTGGAGCCCTTCCTGGATCGCAAGCCGAAGGCGCTGTCCGGCGGTCAGCGCCAGCGCGTCGCGATGGGCCGCGCGATCGTGCGCCAGCCGCAGGTGTTCCTGATGGACGAGCCGCTGTCCAACCTGGACGCCAAGCTGCGTGTGCAGACCCGTACCCAGATCGCGCAATTGCAGCGCAGGCTCGGCACCACCACGGTGTACGTCACGCACGACCAGGTCGAGGCGATGACCATGGGCGATCGGGTCGCCGTGCTGAAGGACGGCCTGCTGCAGCAGTGCGCCACGCCGCGCGACCTCTACCGCGACCCGGCCAACGTGTTCGTCGCGGGGTTCATGGGTTCGCCTGCGATGAACCTGTTCACGCTGCCGGTCACCGACGGCCGGGTAGAACTGGGCGGGCACGCGATCGCGCTGCCGCGCACCGTCGCCGACGAGGCGGGCAACACCGTGACGGTCGGCATCCGTCCGGAACACTTCGAGCTGGGCGACGGCTCCGGCATCGAGATGGAGGTCGACGTGGTGGAGGAACTCGGTTCCGACGCCTACATCTACGGCCGCACCATCGCCGAGGGCGGGACCGACGGCGCGGGCGAAACCATCGTCTCGCGGGCGGATTGGCGTAACCCGCCCGCGAAGGGCACCCGCCTGCGGCTGGCCACCGACTCCGAGCACGTCTACTTCTTCGACACCGAAGGACGCAGGCTCAACTGA